One region of Trinickia violacea genomic DNA includes:
- a CDS encoding DNA internalization-related competence protein ComEC/Rec2: MRAVLCGFALGVFVLQQQPALPGALAWSVSALLFVAAVAFARWVFRREARWLRRAGFCAIVVGAALVGFGYAAMRAEVRLRDALPVSWEGRDIELAGHIRGLPVRDANGVRFLFAVDTDEARRTTGIPHFPPTIQLTWIDRTRAPAALPLLAPGDRWRLIVRLKRPHGNANFGVRDPEAALLARNVRATGYVSAASAAGARRLPGRASGVGLTIDRWRFALRARIDTVLAEAPHRGIVTALAVGAQDAVSAEDWLLMRNTGTSHLIAISGLHIGLVAGLCAALAGWLWRRSCFLARVTRRDWPLIVPAQIVAALAGAAVAAFYAALAGFNVPAQRALWMLTVVSIAFVSGRSVAPSMVLAWALSIVLLADPWAVVTPGFWLSFCAVAAILLVVHGHLRVRAEPQWEDDEPPRSRVSRAFAVVRRRLMRLRERLLSAARVQYAVTLGLAPLTVYWFSQIPLIGPFANAFAIPWVSVLVTPTVLVGVVLPAPLDAWAFRAAHALVEALAAALQALSGPAWTIWRLPQPDTWALSAAALGVVWCLMPRGWPLRWAAPLTWLPLLMPPPAGPSAGTFRVTALDIGQGMSVLIETAHHALLFDTGPGPESTHAGERIVVPFLQANGVRSLDALVISHADSDHAGGADAVLQAIPVRQLLAGLPPSNRLWGAASRAGADTLRCAAGQRWQWDGVEFTTLWPDPGPLPKVSNAQSCVLRVVAPGISALLTGDVDAPSERVLVARARDALRAQVLVVPHHGSKSSSTEPFLDSIDPLIAVFQVGYLNRYHHPNPSVWARYAARNIELTRSDRDGAVRIDSNGGALVLERYRETHRRYWMD; the protein is encoded by the coding sequence ATGCGTGCGGTCCTGTGCGGATTTGCGTTGGGCGTTTTCGTGTTGCAACAGCAGCCGGCTTTGCCCGGTGCGTTGGCATGGAGCGTGAGCGCGCTGTTGTTTGTCGCGGCCGTTGCGTTTGCGCGATGGGTGTTCAGGCGCGAAGCGCGCTGGCTTCGCCGAGCGGGGTTCTGCGCGATCGTTGTTGGCGCCGCGCTTGTGGGCTTCGGCTATGCCGCGATGCGCGCCGAGGTCCGTTTGCGCGATGCGTTGCCGGTGTCGTGGGAGGGGCGCGATATCGAATTGGCCGGTCATATTCGCGGCTTGCCTGTACGCGACGCGAACGGTGTGCGATTTCTGTTTGCTGTCGATACCGACGAAGCGCGACGCACTACCGGTATTCCCCATTTCCCTCCGACGATTCAACTGACATGGATCGACCGCACTCGCGCGCCGGCCGCGCTGCCGCTGCTCGCCCCCGGCGACCGCTGGCGTCTGATCGTGCGCTTGAAGCGGCCGCACGGCAACGCGAACTTCGGCGTGCGCGATCCGGAAGCCGCGCTGCTTGCGCGCAATGTGCGCGCGACGGGGTATGTCTCGGCGGCGTCGGCGGCCGGTGCGCGGCGCTTGCCGGGCAGGGCGAGCGGTGTGGGCCTGACGATCGATCGCTGGCGCTTTGCGCTGAGAGCGCGAATCGACACGGTGCTCGCCGAGGCGCCGCATCGCGGCATCGTGACCGCGCTCGCAGTCGGCGCACAGGACGCCGTCAGCGCCGAGGACTGGCTCCTGATGCGCAACACAGGCACGAGTCATCTGATTGCGATCTCGGGTTTGCACATCGGCCTGGTCGCGGGGCTGTGCGCGGCGCTGGCGGGATGGTTGTGGCGACGCTCGTGTTTTCTCGCGCGCGTGACTCGGCGCGATTGGCCACTCATCGTGCCCGCGCAAATCGTTGCGGCGCTGGCGGGCGCGGCCGTTGCGGCGTTCTACGCCGCGCTTGCCGGTTTCAACGTGCCCGCGCAGCGTGCGTTGTGGATGCTGACCGTGGTGAGCATCGCGTTTGTGAGCGGACGCAGCGTGGCGCCGTCGATGGTGCTTGCGTGGGCGTTGTCGATCGTGCTGCTCGCCGACCCCTGGGCGGTGGTCACGCCCGGCTTCTGGCTGTCATTTTGCGCGGTAGCGGCGATCCTGCTCGTCGTGCACGGACATCTGCGCGTGCGAGCGGAACCGCAGTGGGAAGACGACGAACCTCCGCGGTCGCGCGTATCGCGAGCGTTCGCCGTCGTGCGCCGCCGACTGATGCGCTTGCGCGAACGGCTGTTGAGCGCCGCACGCGTTCAATATGCAGTGACGCTAGGGCTCGCGCCGCTCACCGTCTATTGGTTTTCGCAGATTCCGCTGATCGGCCCGTTCGCAAACGCATTCGCGATTCCGTGGGTGAGCGTGCTCGTCACGCCGACCGTGCTGGTGGGCGTGGTCTTGCCCGCGCCGCTCGACGCATGGGCTTTTCGTGCCGCGCATGCGCTAGTCGAAGCGCTGGCGGCGGCGCTGCAGGCGCTGTCGGGCCCGGCTTGGACCATCTGGCGCTTGCCGCAGCCGGACACGTGGGCGCTCTCCGCCGCCGCGCTTGGCGTCGTCTGGTGCCTGATGCCGCGCGGCTGGCCGCTGCGCTGGGCCGCGCCGTTGACGTGGCTGCCGCTCCTCATGCCGCCGCCGGCCGGGCCGTCTGCGGGCACGTTCCGCGTGACCGCGCTCGATATCGGCCAAGGGATGTCGGTCCTGATCGAAACAGCGCACCACGCGCTCTTGTTCGACACCGGTCCTGGTCCGGAGTCGACGCACGCGGGCGAGCGGATCGTCGTGCCGTTCCTGCAGGCGAACGGCGTGCGCTCGCTCGATGCGCTCGTGATCAGCCACGCGGATTCCGATCACGCCGGCGGCGCCGATGCCGTGCTGCAAGCCATCCCCGTCCGCCAACTGCTCGCTGGCCTGCCGCCATCGAATCGCCTATGGGGCGCGGCGAGCAGGGCAGGCGCGGATACGCTGCGCTGCGCAGCCGGTCAGCGCTGGCAATGGGACGGTGTCGAGTTCACGACGCTCTGGCCCGATCCGGGGCCGCTCCCGAAAGTGTCGAACGCGCAGTCGTGCGTGCTGCGCGTCGTGGCGCCCGGCATCTCTGCGCTGCTGACCGGCGACGTCGACGCGCCATCCGAACGCGTGCTGGTGGCCCGCGCAAGGGACGCACTGCGCGCACAGGTGCTCGTCGTGCCGCACCACGGCAGCAAGAGCTCGTCGACCGAACCGTTCCTCGACTCTATTGATCCGCTGATTGCCGTATTTCAGGTAGGCTATTTAAATCGTTATCACCATCCGAATCCAAGCGTGTGGGCGCGCTACGCGGCGCGCAACATCGAGCTGACCCGCAGCGATCGCGACGGGGCGGTGCGCATCGATTCGAATGGCGGCGCGCTCGTGCTCGAACGCTATCGCGAGACGCATCGCCGTTACTGGATGGATTGA
- a CDS encoding alpha/beta fold hydrolase, whose translation MKNIIHFSHANGFPASTYRTIFAELADDYELRYIERIGHDARYPVTSDWPHLVEQLLEDIDRTYRHPVWLVGHSLGGYLSLMAALKRPQWVRGVVMLDSPVIAGWRASVLRVTQWTGLDERLSPAAATRTRRTQWASREEAWRHFHSKPAFARWDERVLSDYIDFGIPQTAADGTRTLAFDRQVEYVIYRTLPRTLGARLAHGSPVPVAFIAGKHSKEIRQVGLDATRRVTGGHIEWLDGSHLFPMEKPLETARALQRALHELQARELSAA comes from the coding sequence GTGAAAAACATCATCCATTTCTCGCACGCGAACGGCTTTCCCGCGTCCACCTACCGCACGATCTTCGCGGAGCTCGCCGACGACTACGAACTGCGCTATATCGAGCGCATCGGTCATGATGCGCGCTACCCCGTGACCAGCGACTGGCCGCATCTCGTCGAGCAGCTGCTCGAAGACATCGATCGCACCTATCGGCATCCGGTGTGGCTCGTCGGTCATTCGCTCGGCGGGTATCTCTCGCTGATGGCCGCGCTGAAAAGGCCGCAGTGGGTGCGCGGCGTCGTGATGCTCGATTCGCCGGTGATCGCCGGCTGGCGCGCGAGCGTGCTGCGCGTCACGCAATGGACCGGGCTCGATGAGCGGCTCTCGCCCGCGGCCGCGACGCGCACGCGCCGCACGCAATGGGCGAGCCGCGAGGAGGCGTGGCGGCATTTTCACTCGAAGCCGGCGTTCGCGCGCTGGGACGAGCGCGTGCTGTCCGACTACATCGACTTCGGCATTCCGCAGACCGCCGCGGACGGCACCCGCACGCTCGCGTTCGACCGGCAGGTCGAATACGTGATCTACCGGACGCTGCCGCGCACGCTCGGCGCCCGGCTTGCGCACGGCTCGCCGGTACCCGTCGCCTTCATCGCCGGCAAGCACTCGAAGGAAATCCGTCAGGTCGGTCTCGACGCCACGCGGCGCGTGACGGGCGGGCACATCGAATGGCTCGACGGCAGCCACTTGTTCCCGATGGAAAAGCCGCTCGAAACGGCGCGTGCGCTGCAGCGGGCGCTGCACGAATTGCAAGCGCGCGAACTGAGTGCGGCGTGA